The following proteins are co-located in the Apium graveolens cultivar Ventura chromosome 5, ASM990537v1, whole genome shotgun sequence genome:
- the LOC141661010 gene encoding scarecrow-like protein 23, whose translation MFPSLGLVVNNKNCPEENIGEQSHISGNHASQQEQQVSLFSGFERFEELCFSSVPSPFQLSQEECEMLTNIHSDILEFVSPDDDESSPLSLSSFKILSNCRSNSQGQNSVQVKVSGSDVACPKPGGRSVNDIIRLAGEKMIRSRSSKVDDLLEPSQGPSDEKSEDVVIIQHLLSSAEKIGEQQFEDASNLLNYCNEYSCIKGIPLQRLVYYFSAALHHRIDLEMGVTTSKMISLEIEETLRKSSSASISLHQKLPFCQVMQFTAMQAIIENVAQAKKIHMIDLDIKFGTHSSILIQDLASRHACPVEHLRITALSSKSNMIPAETGKQLMSFAESINLSFSFHVLEVADILDLNENLFELDPDEVTAVYAPFFLWTMIRQQDRLECLMRVIRTIKPSVMVVAETEVNHNSPIFVNRFVEALFFFGTHFDCFGDTMHPDDPVRYTTESLLGHGMQNIVAAEGKGRTSRQVKNSVWVSFFRQFEMVQKELSRSSLYQAGLVAKNFNCGASCSLDMDGKSLIIGWKGTSLVSLSAWEFL comes from the coding sequence ATGTTTCCGTCTCTTGGTCTGGTCGTCAATAATAAGAACTGTCCTGAGGAGAATATCGGTGAACAGTCTCATATTTCAGGAAATCATGCATCTCAACAAGAGCAGCAGGTATCACTCTTTTCGGGTTTTGAGAGATTTGAGGAGTTATGCTTTAGCAGTGTCCCTTCTCCCTTCCAATTGAGTCAAGAAGAATGTGAAATGCTTACAAACATCCACTCGGATATTTTAGAATTTGTTTCTCCAGATGATGATGAATCTTCGCCTCTATCTTTATCATCATTCAAGATATTAAGCAACTGCCGAAGCAACTCTCAAGGACAGAATTCTGTGCAAGTCAAGGTGTCTGGCTCTGATGTTGCATGCCCTAAGCCGGGTGGTCGATCAGTTAATGATATCATAAGGTTGGCAGGAGAAAAGATGATTCGATCAAGATCCTCAAAAGTTGACGATCTCTTAGAGCCAAGTCAAGGCCCTTCTGATGAGAAGAGTGAAGATGTTGTCATTATACAGCATCTGCTATCTTCAGCTGAGAAAATAGGAGAACAGCAGTTTGAGGATGCAAGCAACCTCCTAAATTATTGTAACGAGTACTCTTGCATTAAAGGAATCCCTCTTCAGAGACTAGTGTACTACTTCTCTGCAGCACTTCATCACAGGATTGACTTAGAAATGGGAGTAACAACTTCAAAGATGATATCGCTTGAGATTGAGGAAACTTTGAGAAAATCAAGCTCCGCCAGCATTTCACTTCACCAAAAATTACCCTTCTGTCAAGTTATGCAATTCACTGCAATGCAAGCAATAATAGAAAATGTAGCTCAAGCGAAAAAAATTCATATGATTGATCTCGATATAAAATTTGGAACACATAGTTCAATTCTAATACAAGATCTTGCAAGTCGACATGCATGTCCTGTTGAGCACCTAAGGATAACTGCGCTTAGTTCCAAATCAAACATGATACCAGCAGAGACAGGTAAACAATTGATGAGTTTTGCGGAATCCATTAATTTGTCATTCTCTTTCCATGTACTTGAAGTGGCTGATATTCTAGATCTTAATGAAAATCTTTTTGAGTTGGACCCTGATGAAGTTACTGCTGTGTACGCACCATTCTTCTTGTGGACCATGATTAGACAGCAAGATAGACTTGAATGTCTGATGAGAGTAATTAGAACTATTAAACCTTCTGTGATGGTGGTCGCTGAAACAGAGGTAAACCACAATTCACCAATTTTTGTGAATCGTTTTGTTGAAGCGCTTTTCttctttggtacacattttgATTGCTTTGGAGATACCATGCATCCTGATGATCCGGTCAGATACACTACAGAATCCTTGTTAGGTCATGGTATGCAAAATATAGTAGCTGCTGAGGGAAAGGGAAGAACAAGTCGACAGGTGAAGAATAGCGTCTGGGTCTCATTTTTCCGTCAGTTTGAAATGGTGCAGAAGGAACTCAGCAGATCATCTTTGTATCAAGCAGGCTTGGTGGCTAAGAACTTTAATTGTGGGGCTTCTTGCTCACTTGACATGGATGGGAAAAGTCTAATTATTGGTTGGAAAGGAACATCTCTTGTCTCTCTTTCTGCTTGGGAATTCTTATGA